The genome window CGCCGATGCGGAGAGGACGCTGACTCTGCCTGAGGTCAAGCACCTTAGTGAACGGGTTTTTTCCTTTATGCGCCGGGAATTGGGCGTGGAAGGGCGTTAGCGGCGAGTTCTGGAGCCGGACACGTGGATGTCGACCGGGCTTGGCGGGACCTGGAAGTCTCAACCGACGAGGTGGTGAGACTCCTGGTGCGCCTGCGGAATGAGAACGCTTCGCTCCTGGAGAAAATCGAACAGCTAAACCGAGAATTGGAGGAGCTGGGTAGAGACAACCAGATCAGGAATGGGGCGGTCGAGCGTCTGCGCAGCGACGTGAAATCGCGAGTGGAAAGCATCATGGAAAAGGTGTCCACCTTGGAGCAGCATCACCCCTACGGGATGTAGGCAAGACCAGGCAGCCGTCATGGATCAGAGCGTCAGTGTCAAGATCTTTCACCGTACGTATCGTCTTCGGAGCCGAGGTGATGCCCAACATGTCCGGGACCTGGCAGACTACGTGGACCGCCACATGGTCCGGATCTCCGACCGGACGCCGACGGTAGACACGCTCAGGGTCGCCATTTTGGCCGCGTTGAGCATTGCCGACGAGTGCCTTTCCGCCCAAAGGCGGCTAGAAAGAGTTGAAGCGACGGTCTGCCGCAAGAGCGGAGAATTGAACGAGCTCTTGAGGTCCGCGCTGAGTCCTGAGGGTTCCGAACGGACCTGAGTGGACAGGAATGTAAGCCCGGCCCCTGCGATGCGCGTGATGGTTTGTGAGATTTGAGTCAACACTTATGAATCGGGAGCCTGAGTCCGGACGTCATGAGTTTCTCCGGGATCGGTGAAACCTGAGGCCGACGGCAGGGCACCCACCTGTTTTCAACAGGTTCAATCTCACGTTCCACACGGCAGAGCGGGGGTGATCCATCGCGTGCGCATCGTCCCTTCCCGCATCGGTTGCTCGCCCTGGCTCCAGCAGGAGCGCATGACATGGACCAGCTATCCGGAATCATTCTGGTTCTACTGGCCGTGGTCCCGGTGGCCGCGATCGGAGGGTGGTATCTCCTCAAGACTCGCGTGGTCGACCGGCGGCTGCGAGACGCGGAACGAAACGCCCGCAGGATCAAGGAGAATGCCGCCAGGGAAGGGGAACGGATCCGCAAGGAGAGTCTCCTCGAGGCCAAGGACCAGGTCTTCAAGTGGCGCACCGAGGCGGAGCGGGAGCTTCAGGAGCGCCGGCAGCAGCGCCAAGCGGTGGAACGCCGCCTGTCCCGGCGGGA of Acidobacteriota bacterium contains these proteins:
- a CDS encoding cell division protein ZapA, coding for MDQSVSVKIFHRTYRLRSRGDAQHVRDLADYVDRHMVRISDRTPTVDTLRVAILAALSIADECLSAQRRLERVEATVCRKSGELNELLRSALSPEGSERT